The Primulina eburnea isolate SZY01 chromosome 13, ASM2296580v1, whole genome shotgun sequence genome includes a region encoding these proteins:
- the LOC140810677 gene encoding uncharacterized protein, with product MAQYASTSRILASLELPTPMDPTHKIHPKPKPSTTSAVSASPLHQLQSKHHPMTTCPTTEPAATTQSTLQNISLRFSRLYSNHKKLAPNPTKPSNVGSLPQPDTHYQDKILTVSPVSHTSCTTLTKSKSHRESYDFAMSKVVVKENDILMKPSKRHPKKSSLKECDVKKASQLMARSLESDQVKKLQEGFEGRRSSVSSFPRISDGGRRKSFCSSQIELADFFSCNGVKVVAVDMPPFMQIHAVNCARKSHDSLEKFTSKTLAFTLKKEFDAAYGPAWHCIVGTGFGSFVTHSVGGFMYFSMDHKMYILLFKTTVQKAD from the exons ATGGCACAATACGCCTCCACGAGCCGCATCTTAGCATCTCTAGAGCTCCCAACACCCATGGATCCCACGCACAAAATCCACCCCAAACCCAAACCCTCCACCACTTCCGCCGTATCCGCTTCTCCGTTACACCAGCTCCAGTCCAAGCACCACCCTATGACCACCTGCCCAACAACAGAACCGGCCGCCACCACCCAATCTACCCTCCAGAACATATCCCTCCGCTTCTCCAGACTCTATTCAAACCACAAGAAGCTTGCACCCAATCCCACAAAACCCTCCAATGTAGGCTCACTTCCTCAACCTGACACGCATTACCAAGATAAAATCCTTACCGTTTCCCCGGTTTCGCATACATCTTGCACCACTTTGACCAAGTCAAAATCCCATCGTGAGAGTTATGACTTTGCAATGTCAAAAGTTGTCGTGAAAGAGAATGATATATTAATGAAGCCATCGAAGAGACACCCCAAGAAGTCGTCTTTGAAAGAGTGTGATGTGAAAAAGGCATCTCAATTGATGGCTAGAAGTCTAGAGAGTGACCAAGTTAAGAAATTGCAAGAAGGGTTTGAAGGGAGGAGATCCTCTGTGTCATCATTTCCAAGAATCAGTGATGGAGGGAGAAGAAAGTCATTCTGCAGCTCTCAGATTGAGTTGGCCGATTTCTTCTCTTGCAATGGTGTGAAAGTCGTGGCAGTTGATATGCCTCCGTTTATGCAAATTCATGCCGTCAATTGTGCAAGAAAGTCTCATGATAGCTTAGAAAAGTTCACCTCCAAGACTCTAGCTTTTACCCTTAAAAAG GAGTTCGATGCGGCATATGGACCAGCTTGGCACTGTATTGTAGGGACAGGTTTTGGGTCATTTGTGACTCATTCAGTGGGTGGATTTATGTATT